One Halobaculum roseum DNA segment encodes these proteins:
- a CDS encoding dihydrofolate reductase — protein sequence MVELVSVAAVADNGVIGDDGELPWPSIPEDKRQYRDRIADHPVILGRTTFESMLDDLPGSAQIVLSRSVDSVEVDSARVAADVDEAVAIAESLDADTAYVIGGGAIYELFQPHVDRMALSRVHGEYEGDTTYPEWDETDWELIESTEYDRFTLEEWVRVDGEDDADTAEDADDADDSTGAS from the coding sequence ATGGTCGAACTCGTGTCCGTCGCCGCCGTCGCCGACAACGGCGTCATCGGCGACGACGGCGAACTCCCGTGGCCCTCGATCCCCGAGGACAAACGCCAGTATCGCGACCGGATCGCGGACCATCCGGTGATCCTCGGCCGGACGACGTTCGAGTCGATGCTCGACGACCTCCCGGGGTCCGCACAGATCGTCCTCTCGCGCAGCGTCGACTCGGTCGAGGTGGACTCGGCCCGCGTCGCCGCCGACGTGGACGAGGCGGTCGCGATCGCCGAGTCGCTCGACGCCGACACCGCCTACGTGATCGGCGGGGGCGCGATCTACGAGCTGTTCCAGCCGCACGTCGACCGGATGGCCCTCAGCCGCGTCCACGGCGAGTACGAGGGCGACACTACCTATCCGGAGTGGGACGAGACCGACTGGGAGCTGATCGAGTCGACCGAGTACGACCGGTTCACGCTGGAGGAGTGGGTCCGGGTCGACGGCGAGGACGACGCGGACACCGCCGAGGACGCGGACGACGCGGACGACTCGACCGGAGCGTCGTAG
- a CDS encoding 3-hydroxyacyl-CoA dehydrogenase family protein, producing the protein MRVTVLGAGTMGAGIAHAAATAGHEVALRDVEESYVEDGIADIADTLSEGVERGKVEPAEREAALDRITGTTDLAAAADGADLVIEAVPEDMDLKKDVLGEAEGHVAADAVLASNTSALSVTELASALDRPERLLGLHFFNPVHLMGLVEVVVAERTDGATLETARSFVDSLGKTAVEVRDSPGFASSRLGVALGAEAIRMYETGVASAADIDAAMELGYNHPMGPLKLTDVVGLDVRLDVLEHLREELGERFRPPQALKRKVRAGKLGRKTGEGFYVWEDGEAVRPADEAVRPADAASPDDDAGEER; encoded by the coding sequence ATGCGAGTCACGGTACTGGGTGCGGGGACGATGGGCGCCGGCATCGCGCACGCGGCCGCGACCGCCGGCCACGAGGTCGCGCTCCGGGACGTCGAGGAGTCGTACGTCGAGGACGGTATCGCCGACATCGCCGACACCCTCTCGGAGGGGGTCGAGCGCGGGAAGGTGGAGCCGGCCGAGCGCGAGGCCGCCCTCGACCGGATCACCGGCACCACGGATCTGGCCGCGGCGGCCGACGGCGCCGACCTCGTGATCGAGGCGGTGCCGGAGGACATGGACCTCAAGAAGGACGTGCTCGGCGAGGCCGAGGGTCACGTCGCCGCCGACGCGGTGCTGGCGTCGAACACGTCCGCGCTGTCGGTGACAGAACTGGCGAGCGCGCTCGACCGCCCCGAGCGCCTGCTCGGCCTCCACTTCTTCAACCCGGTTCACCTGATGGGGCTGGTCGAGGTCGTCGTCGCCGAGCGGACCGACGGGGCGACCCTGGAGACGGCGCGCTCGTTCGTTGACTCCCTCGGGAAGACCGCCGTCGAGGTGCGCGACTCCCCCGGATTCGCCTCCTCGCGGCTCGGCGTCGCGCTCGGCGCCGAGGCGATCCGGATGTACGAGACGGGCGTCGCGAGCGCCGCCGACATCGACGCGGCGATGGAACTCGGGTACAATCACCCGATGGGGCCGCTGAAGCTGACGGACGTGGTCGGGCTGGACGTGCGCCTCGACGTGCTGGAGCACCTGCGCGAGGAGCTGGGCGAGCGGTTCCGCCCGCCGCAGGCGCTCAAGCGGAAGGTCCGCGCCGGCAAGCTGGGGAGGAAGACCGGCGAGGGGTTCTACGTGTGGGAGGACGGCGAGGCGGTGCGGCCGGCAGATGAGGCGGTTCGGCCGGCCGACGCGGCGAGCCCGGACGACGACGCGGGGGAGGAGCGATGA
- a CDS encoding diacylglycerol/lipid kinase family protein gives MQIGSRRCLVNPHSGTGDHADRVRRSMEARGFAVAETESAAHTVELAREAGEVGASTLAVCGGDGTINDALRGLYRADALGDVTLSVLPAGTANLLAGTLGIESLDHGIELSDTGEARALDVGVAEGGDGESAEPFLVSCIAGLPADASTATPDELKGRFGTLAFLLTGARETMAFDGLDVRVESPTRSWTGEATCVLVGNARKFVEEGGQADMEDGRFDVVVVERMPPQALAFEAAVHRLLGEGTEGVTHFRAGELHVASDDPITFSRDGEVATHERLDFRVLPSALSVRVGDAYDPDPE, from the coding sequence ATGCAGATCGGGTCGCGTCGCTGTCTCGTCAACCCCCACAGCGGAACCGGCGATCACGCCGACCGCGTCCGTCGGTCGATGGAGGCGCGCGGCTTCGCCGTCGCCGAGACCGAGAGCGCCGCCCACACCGTCGAGTTGGCTCGGGAGGCCGGCGAGGTCGGCGCCTCGACGCTCGCCGTCTGCGGCGGCGACGGCACGATCAACGACGCGCTCCGGGGGCTGTACCGCGCGGACGCCCTCGGCGACGTGACGCTGTCGGTGTTGCCGGCGGGGACGGCGAACCTCCTCGCCGGGACCCTCGGGATCGAGTCGCTGGACCACGGGATCGAGCTGTCTGACACCGGCGAGGCCCGCGCGCTCGACGTGGGCGTCGCCGAGGGGGGCGACGGCGAGTCGGCCGAGCCGTTCCTCGTCTCCTGTATCGCCGGGCTACCTGCGGACGCGAGCACCGCGACCCCCGACGAGTTGAAGGGGCGGTTCGGCACGCTCGCGTTCCTGCTCACGGGCGCCCGGGAGACGATGGCGTTCGACGGGCTCGACGTGCGCGTCGAGTCGCCGACGCGGTCGTGGACGGGCGAGGCCACCTGCGTCCTCGTCGGCAACGCCCGGAAGTTCGTCGAGGAGGGCGGACAGGCCGACATGGAGGACGGCCGGTTCGACGTGGTCGTCGTCGAACGGATGCCGCCGCAGGCGCTGGCGTTCGAGGCCGCGGTCCACCGCCTGCTGGGCGAGGGGACGGAGGGCGTCACCCACTTCCGCGCGGGCGAACTCCACGTCGCCAGCGACGACCCGATCACGTTCAGCCGCGACGGCGAGGTCGCGACCCACGAGCGACTGGACTTCCGCGTGCTCCCGTCGGCGCTCTCGGTCCGCGTCGGCGACGCCTACGACCCCGACCCGGAGTGA
- a CDS encoding AIR synthase-related protein, producing the protein MTDDRGPRRGKVDRDAFESVVRPNLGADREDVRLGPTHGVDFGVVDVADRAVVTATDPISLLPGLGYERAGRFALSFALGDVAVSGVAPTHFCPSFALPSDVTDDEFAAFWAAVAAECEALGVAIPTGHTARYPGASLPWVGAATVLGVGDHDDVIRPDGARPGDRLLVTKGPAVETAGLFASLYPDALADRGLDGATIDDAAALLDETSVVRDALAAAEAGRNGGGSPADAGVTAMHDATEGGLRGALCEVAEAGGVRIDVDSAAVPTNAAAVATCEALDLDPWACTTSGTLLLAVDPAAVDRVVDAVESRPTPVGVVGDVREGSGVFVDGERVEPPAEDASWSAYERLSGTD; encoded by the coding sequence ATGACCGACGACCGCGGGCCCCGGCGGGGGAAGGTCGACCGCGACGCCTTCGAGTCGGTGGTGCGGCCGAACCTCGGCGCCGACCGCGAGGACGTGCGCCTCGGGCCGACCCACGGCGTCGACTTCGGCGTCGTCGACGTGGCCGACCGCGCGGTCGTGACCGCGACCGACCCCATCTCGCTGCTGCCGGGTCTGGGCTACGAGCGCGCCGGCCGCTTCGCGCTCTCCTTCGCCCTCGGCGACGTTGCCGTCTCCGGCGTCGCGCCCACCCACTTTTGCCCCTCCTTCGCGCTCCCGAGCGACGTGACCGACGACGAGTTCGCCGCGTTCTGGGCCGCCGTCGCCGCCGAGTGCGAGGCGCTGGGCGTCGCCATCCCGACGGGCCACACCGCCCGCTACCCCGGCGCGTCGCTCCCGTGGGTCGGCGCCGCGACGGTGCTCGGCGTCGGCGACCACGACGACGTGATCCGCCCGGACGGCGCCCGCCCGGGCGACCGCCTGCTCGTGACGAAGGGTCCGGCCGTCGAGACGGCGGGGCTGTTCGCCTCGCTGTACCCCGACGCGCTCGCCGACCGGGGGCTCGACGGGGCGACGATCGACGACGCGGCCGCGCTGCTCGACGAGACGAGCGTCGTTCGCGACGCGCTCGCGGCCGCGGAAGCCGGACGGAACGGCGGGGGCTCGCCTGCGGACGCCGGCGTCACCGCGATGCACGACGCGACCGAGGGCGGCCTCCGCGGCGCGCTGTGTGAGGTGGCCGAGGCCGGCGGCGTCCGGATCGACGTGGACTCGGCGGCGGTGCCGACGAACGCTGCCGCGGTGGCGACCTGTGAGGCGCTCGACCTCGACCCCTGGGCGTGTACCACCTCCGGGACGCTCCTGCTCGCAGTCGACCCCGCGGCCGTCGACCGCGTCGTCGACGCGGTGGAATCGCGACCCACGCCCGTCGGCGTCGTCGGCGACGTGCGCGAGGGCTCCGGCGTGTTCGTCGACGGCGAGCGCGTCGAGCCGCCCGCGGAGGACGCGTCGTGGTCGGCCTACGAGCGGCTCTCAGGGACGGACTGA
- a CDS encoding enoyl-CoA hydratase/isomerase family protein, with the protein MTVDADGDADPAAVAADCEFVDCAVGDRAAGVATVTLSRPDARNALNAELREELTRVLDAVEVEGSDVRVVVLTGSDEAKAFVAGADVTELRERDMVEQRRASERPRVYERVADLRQPVIARINGHALGGGCELAQACDVRIAHERATLGQPEINLGLIPGGGGTQRLVRLVGEGQAMKLICSGELIDAAEAADIGLVDEVYGDGDFDDRVYDLAASMAEKSPVALEHAKKAVRAASRMGLDEGLDYESELFVGLFATRDKDEGIDAFLDDREPEWEGR; encoded by the coding sequence ATGACCGTCGACGCCGACGGCGACGCCGACCCCGCGGCCGTCGCCGCCGACTGCGAGTTCGTCGACTGCGCGGTCGGCGACCGCGCGGCGGGCGTCGCCACGGTCACGCTCTCGCGGCCGGACGCGCGCAACGCCCTGAACGCGGAGCTTCGCGAGGAACTGACGCGCGTCCTCGACGCCGTCGAGGTCGAGGGCAGCGACGTTCGGGTGGTCGTCCTCACCGGCAGCGACGAGGCGAAGGCGTTCGTCGCCGGCGCGGACGTGACCGAGCTGCGCGAGCGCGACATGGTCGAGCAGCGGCGCGCGAGCGAGCGGCCCCGGGTGTACGAGCGCGTCGCCGACCTCAGACAGCCGGTGATCGCGCGGATCAACGGCCACGCGCTCGGCGGCGGCTGCGAGCTCGCGCAGGCGTGCGACGTGCGGATCGCCCACGAACGCGCGACGCTCGGCCAGCCGGAGATCAACTTGGGCCTCATCCCCGGCGGGGGCGGCACCCAGCGGCTCGTCAGGCTCGTCGGCGAGGGCCAGGCGATGAAGCTGATCTGCTCGGGTGAGCTGATCGACGCCGCCGAGGCCGCCGACATCGGCCTCGTCGACGAGGTGTACGGCGACGGAGACTTCGACGACCGCGTGTACGATCTGGCGGCGTCGATGGCCGAGAAGAGTCCCGTCGCGCTGGAGCACGCGAAGAAGGCGGTACGGGCCGCATCACGGATGGGCCTCGACGAGGGGCTCGACTACGAGTCGGAGCTGTTCGTCGGGCTGTTCGCGACGCGGGACAAGGACGAGGGGATCGACGCGTTCCTCGACGATCGCGAGCCCGAGTGGGAGGGACGGTAG
- a CDS encoding class I SAM-dependent methyltransferase has product MNADDLRDAWADRTGEFSPRYYAHYGPNEVSEVVADRLGGAVGRDARVLELGCGSGRHLAHLQEEGFADLAGVDINPDSFDVLREEYPDLADDGSFHAGAIADVLPSVGDGAFDAVYSVETLQHVHPEEMSATFDEVARVAGDLLVTVELEGDANGGIVEVDDGLPLYRHDWGSVFESRGFDQVAVETLGYDTVRVFRRAD; this is encoded by the coding sequence ATGAACGCAGACGACCTCCGCGACGCCTGGGCGGACCGCACCGGGGAGTTCTCCCCGCGGTACTACGCGCACTACGGCCCCAACGAGGTGAGCGAGGTCGTCGCCGACCGCCTCGGCGGCGCCGTCGGCCGCGACGCGCGGGTGCTCGAACTCGGCTGCGGCTCCGGCCGCCACCTCGCGCACCTCCAGGAGGAAGGGTTCGCCGACCTCGCCGGCGTCGACATCAATCCCGACTCCTTCGACGTGCTCCGGGAGGAGTACCCCGACCTCGCCGACGACGGGTCGTTCCACGCCGGCGCCATCGCCGACGTGCTCCCGTCGGTCGGGGACGGGGCGTTCGACGCGGTCTACTCGGTGGAGACGCTCCAGCACGTCCACCCCGAGGAGATGTCCGCGACCTTCGACGAGGTCGCCCGCGTCGCCGGCGACCTGCTCGTGACGGTGGAACTGGAGGGCGACGCGAACGGCGGCATCGTCGAGGTGGACGACGGCCTCCCGCTGTATCGCCACGACTGGGGGTCGGTGTTCGAGTCGCGGGGGTTCGACCAGGTCGCCGTCGAGACCCTTGGGTACGACACGGTCCGGGTGTTCAGGCGCGCCGACTGA
- a CDS encoding CRTAC1 family protein — MFADRSDAIADDTPHRGYGVAVTPGVSGPCALVTGYGPGNRLLTWRDGALRDVATPAVADEGRHAIGAVAADLDADGAEEIYVHNTESYEGETRDTDLLLDPVDVLPDHEDVRWRDLFGLAVNADRGNFRAGRSVAALDRYGTGRYGVFVACYGAPSRFYELGDDGELSDMCEAVGLELDAGARSLYAGPIVSGRMDLFVGVERGPNRLFRNTSGHFEEVAGDVGLSAPRTNTRGVTMADGDLAVGGWETPSRLFVPDSPVEGPVHADGGPSRRTFTDTAPPAFAAPTRTRTLVAADFDNDGREELFCNALGATNRLFRKGRAGWTAVDPGDATEPRGLGTGAAVADFDGDGALELLVVHGELAAQPLSLYGVDGAAENDWIRIRPTTQYGAPARGAAVTVETASWTRTKVVCAGSGYLCQMEPVAHFGLGDETPERVTVRWPDGREATMESPAARTEHEVDHPMAPRF, encoded by the coding sequence GTGTTCGCGGACCGGTCCGACGCCATCGCCGACGACACGCCCCACCGCGGCTACGGGGTCGCCGTCACGCCGGGCGTGAGCGGGCCGTGCGCGCTCGTGACCGGCTACGGGCCGGGAAACCGGCTACTCACGTGGCGCGACGGCGCCCTCCGCGACGTGGCCACCCCCGCCGTCGCCGACGAGGGACGCCACGCGATCGGCGCCGTCGCCGCCGACCTCGACGCCGACGGCGCCGAGGAGATCTACGTCCACAACACCGAGTCGTACGAGGGGGAAACCCGGGACACGGACCTGCTGCTCGACCCCGTCGACGTCCTCCCGGACCACGAGGACGTGCGCTGGCGCGACCTGTTCGGCCTCGCGGTCAACGCCGACCGCGGCAACTTCCGGGCCGGCCGCTCGGTCGCCGCGCTCGACCGCTACGGCACCGGCCGCTACGGCGTCTTCGTCGCCTGCTACGGCGCTCCTTCACGCTTCTACGAGCTGGGCGACGACGGCGAACTCTCGGACATGTGCGAGGCGGTCGGCCTCGAACTGGACGCCGGCGCGCGATCGCTGTACGCCGGCCCGATCGTGAGCGGCCGGATGGACCTGTTCGTCGGCGTCGAGCGCGGACCGAACCGGCTGTTCCGAAACACCTCGGGCCACTTCGAGGAGGTCGCCGGCGACGTGGGGCTCTCGGCGCCGCGGACCAACACCCGCGGGGTCACGATGGCCGACGGCGATCTCGCCGTCGGCGGCTGGGAGACGCCGAGCCGGCTGTTCGTTCCCGATTCGCCCGTCGAGGGCCCCGTCCACGCGGACGGCGGTCCGTCCCGTAGAACGTTCACCGACACAGCGCCGCCCGCGTTCGCGGCGCCGACCCGCACGCGGACGCTCGTCGCCGCCGACTTCGACAACGACGGCCGCGAGGAGCTGTTCTGCAACGCGCTGGGCGCCACGAACCGCCTGTTCCGGAAGGGACGCGCGGGCTGGACAGCGGTCGACCCCGGCGACGCCACGGAGCCGCGCGGCCTCGGCACCGGCGCCGCCGTGGCGGACTTCGACGGCGACGGCGCCCTCGAGCTGCTCGTCGTCCACGGCGAACTCGCCGCCCAGCCGCTCTCGCTGTACGGCGTCGACGGCGCCGCCGAGAACGACTGGATCCGCATCCGCCCGACGACGCAGTACGGGGCGCCCGCCCGCGGCGCCGCCGTCACCGTGGAGACGGCCTCGTGGACGCGGACGAAGGTCGTCTGTGCCGGCTCGGGCTACCTCTGTCAGATGGAGCCGGTCGCGCACTTCGGTCTGGGCGACGAGACGCCCGAGCGCGTCACCGTCCGCTGGCCCGACGGCCGCGAGGCGACGATGGAGTCGCCCGCCGCCCGGACGGAACACGAGGTCGATCACCCGATGGCCCCGCGGTTCTGA
- a CDS encoding carboxymuconolactone decarboxylase family protein — MATTSTADSYDDTVTEIEETLGMVPGFFGDMHRDDLVNEWPTFKRMALGETTIPAKYKELINLAVAANLKCPYCVHFHREAAKLHGATDEELTELSFLAGYTPRYSSMLHAQEYDLETFESEVEQIGAHLQSHLAADD; from the coding sequence ATGGCGACAACATCGACGGCGGACTCGTACGACGACACCGTGACGGAGATCGAGGAGACGCTCGGCATGGTTCCGGGCTTCTTCGGCGACATGCACCGTGACGACCTGGTCAACGAGTGGCCGACGTTCAAGCGGATGGCGCTGGGTGAGACGACGATCCCGGCCAAGTATAAGGAACTGATCAACCTCGCGGTCGCGGCGAACCTGAAGTGCCCGTACTGCGTTCACTTCCACCGCGAGGCGGCGAAACTACACGGCGCGACCGACGAGGAGCTGACGGAGCTGTCGTTCCTCGCCGGCTACACGCCGCGGTACAGCAGCATGCTCCACGCACAGGAGTACGACCTCGAGACGTTCGAGTCCGAGGTCGAGCAGATCGGCGCCCACCTCCAGTCGCACCTGGCGGCTGACGACTGA
- a CDS encoding SDR family oxidoreductase: MPAGPARADPPFDAPDLSGSTAFVTGTTRGIGKRIALTLAEHGCNVVSTGKTAEPGGELPGTIHKTAEQCEERGVDAHAIQLDVRDPEAVEAAVEEAIDEFGEIDVVINNASAIQLANVADLPADRFDLLTEVNVRGTYLVSRAFLPHLREREGGWILTNAPPVAMDRAPGKAAYAWSKLGMSFVTLSLAEELAADDVGCNTFWPVTAVDTRATRYFGLGTEDDWRTPHVLADAVLAILARNPAEYTGHSAYDEDLLRAAGASDADLSAYNLTEGDPAPTSARMFAPEYTRE; encoded by the coding sequence ATGCCCGCCGGACCCGCCCGCGCCGACCCGCCCTTCGACGCGCCCGACCTCTCGGGGTCGACGGCGTTCGTCACCGGGACGACCCGCGGCATCGGCAAGCGGATCGCCCTCACGCTGGCCGAACACGGCTGCAACGTCGTCTCGACCGGCAAGACCGCCGAGCCCGGCGGCGAGTTACCCGGGACGATCCACAAGACGGCCGAGCAGTGCGAGGAGCGCGGCGTCGACGCCCACGCGATCCAGTTGGACGTGCGCGACCCCGAGGCCGTCGAGGCGGCCGTCGAGGAGGCGATCGACGAGTTCGGCGAGATCGACGTCGTGATCAACAACGCCAGCGCGATCCAGCTGGCGAACGTCGCGGACCTCCCCGCCGATCGCTTCGACCTGCTGACGGAGGTGAACGTCCGCGGCACCTACCTCGTCTCGCGGGCGTTCCTCCCGCACCTCCGCGAGCGTGAGGGCGGGTGGATCCTCACGAACGCGCCGCCGGTGGCGATGGACCGCGCGCCCGGCAAGGCCGCCTACGCGTGGTCGAAGCTCGGGATGTCGTTCGTCACCCTCTCGCTGGCCGAGGAGCTGGCGGCCGACGACGTCGGCTGCAACACGTTCTGGCCGGTGACCGCCGTCGACACCCGGGCGACGCGCTACTTCGGCCTCGGCACCGAGGACGACTGGCGAACCCCGCACGTGCTCGCCGACGCCGTGCTCGCGATCCTCGCGCGCAACCCGGCCGAGTACACCGGCCACTCGGCGTACGACGAGGACCTGTTGCGTGCGGCGGGCGCGAGCGACGCCGACCTCTCGGCGTACAACCTCACCGAGGGGGATCCGGCGCCGACGTCCGCGCGGATGTTCGCGCCCGAGTACACCCGCGAGTGA
- a CDS encoding MATE family efflux transporter codes for MSQLRRVGAAVAAALAAAGVIDESRLRATTDLAWPRIVTGFAIMSKRTVDLALVGLVIGPTAVAGLTLANAFWMAAKFVAIGLAGGTVALVSQNYGGGDDERASAVVRLSVLIALALAVPAVAAFGLAAEPLVGLLGGDETAIGYGATYLAVVAPGLLFEFLNLIASRTYAGVSDTVTPMVVRAGGGLANIALSATFVLGFDMGVAGAALGTALATGLVTVVFAWGMTGRSYLRGRGASPVPLRLRGSPHDRELLAQIGRVSAPLVARRAAQGLVVFPLLAIAATFGPVAVAAVGVGRQVRALLGSFSWGFSIAASTLVGQELGRGDESEAEAYGRGITRLSLLVYLVAAAVVVAAAEPIAAVFVDDPANLALSADFVRVAAISVVALGVDGSITGTLRGAGDTRVPFVATLAGAYLAALPLAWAGTVIPALGVGGLLLSLLAETAVPLAVNLRRFRSNRWKAVSRTYRPSAGD; via the coding sequence GTGTCTCAGCTTCGCCGCGTCGGCGCCGCCGTCGCCGCGGCGCTGGCGGCCGCGGGCGTCATCGACGAGTCGCGCCTGCGCGCGACGACGGACCTGGCGTGGCCGCGCATCGTCACCGGCTTCGCCATCATGTCGAAGCGGACGGTCGACCTCGCGCTCGTCGGCCTCGTTATCGGCCCGACCGCGGTCGCCGGGCTGACGCTCGCGAACGCGTTCTGGATGGCCGCGAAGTTCGTCGCCATCGGCCTCGCGGGCGGCACGGTCGCGCTCGTCTCGCAGAACTACGGCGGCGGCGACGACGAGCGGGCGTCCGCGGTCGTCCGCCTCAGCGTCCTGATCGCGCTCGCGCTCGCGGTGCCCGCGGTCGCGGCGTTCGGCCTCGCGGCCGAGCCGCTCGTCGGCCTGCTCGGCGGCGACGAAACGGCGATCGGCTACGGCGCGACGTACCTCGCGGTGGTCGCGCCCGGGCTCCTGTTCGAGTTCCTGAACCTGATCGCCAGCCGGACGTACGCGGGCGTCAGCGACACCGTCACGCCGATGGTCGTCCGCGCGGGCGGCGGGCTCGCCAACATCGCGCTGTCGGCGACGTTCGTCCTCGGGTTCGACATGGGCGTCGCCGGCGCGGCGCTGGGCACGGCGCTGGCGACGGGGCTCGTGACGGTCGTGTTCGCGTGGGGGATGACCGGCCGGAGCTACCTCCGCGGCCGCGGCGCGAGCCCGGTGCCGCTTCGCCTCCGCGGGTCCCCCCACGACCGCGAGCTCCTGGCGCAGATCGGGCGCGTGTCCGCGCCGCTGGTCGCCCGCCGCGCCGCCCAGGGGCTCGTCGTGTTCCCCCTGCTGGCGATCGCGGCGACGTTCGGCCCGGTCGCGGTCGCGGCCGTCGGCGTCGGCCGGCAGGTGCGCGCACTGCTCGGGAGCTTCTCGTGGGGCTTCTCCATCGCCGCCTCGACCCTGGTCGGGCAGGAGCTCGGCCGCGGCGACGAGAGCGAGGCCGAGGCGTACGGCCGCGGGATCACCCGGCTGTCGCTGCTCGTGTACCTCGTCGCCGCCGCGGTCGTCGTCGCCGCGGCCGAGCCGATCGCGGCCGTGTTCGTCGACGACCCCGCGAACCTGGCGCTGTCGGCCGACTTCGTCCGGGTCGCGGCGATCTCGGTCGTCGCCCTCGGCGTCGACGGGTCGATCACGGGGACGCTGCGCGGCGCCGGCGACACCCGCGTCCCGTTCGTCGCGACGCTGGCGGGCGCGTACCTCGCGGCGCTGCCGCTGGCGTGGGCCGGAACCGTGATCCCCGCGCTCGGGGTCGGCGGCCTCCTCCTCTCGCTTTTGGCGGAGACGGCGGTGCCGCTGGCGGTGAACCTCCGTCGGTTCCGCTCGAACCGCTGGAAGGCGGTGAGTCGGACGTACCGCCCGAGCGCGGGCGATTGA